From a single Hemibagrus wyckioides isolate EC202008001 linkage group LG27, SWU_Hwy_1.0, whole genome shotgun sequence genomic region:
- the ppef1 gene encoding serine/threonine-protein phosphatase with EF-hands 1 translates to MGCGASVATESQGKPSEIAPHAELMVKPPSPILAMKAAVLIQRWYRRYIARLEIRRRYTWNIFQSIEYAGEQDQLQLSSFFSFMLDNFTQLNGNGPDLISHLLDPAVDPVTEELRQYKYEQIAVPETYIGPRLSFPLSVTDTNTLLSAFKEQQILHAKYVLQLLHETQKFLKQMPNVIYLSSSYAKEITICGDLHGRLDDLLLIFYKNGLPSAENPYIFNGDFVDRGKKSMEIIIILFAFLLLYPDHMHLNRGNHEDHIMNLRYGFTKEVMQKYKTHGREILQLLQDVFSLLPIMTIIDNKVLIVHGGISDETDLDFLSSVERHKVKSALRLPKCSLDHMGVYNTSNDKAKRKRKSRLTWQSSSSSSSSSSSVCSPRGSRRVPPSPKLPNPADILQVPFLDSIVSLALPEAPREEQEWKQIVDVLWSDPKSQNGCSPNSFRGGGCYFGPDITRRLLEKHGMCLLIRSHECKQEGYELCHDGQVITIFSASNYYEEGSNRGAYIKLGPDLIPRFFQYQVSRSTRKLTLQQRVSVAESSALKALQEKLFAHRSELMAAFQQYDIYNTGRISTNEWAQVVESVLRLDLPWRTLRPHLVRLASDGNVEYESCFENIGPGQPVPQVAPNLAETLYRYRTDLEIIFNIIDKDHSGQISIEEFRQTWKLFSSHLGVDVDDRAIDDMARSIDFNKDGSIDFNEFLEAFRVVHKLDMKEQQQG, encoded by the exons ATGGGTTGTGGCGCCTCAGTAGCCACGGAGAGCCAAGGAAAGCCATCAGAAATTG CTCCTCATGCAGAGTTGATGGTCAAACCACCCAGCCCGATACTGG CAATGAAAGCTGCAGTACTGATCCAGCGCTGGTATCGGCGTTACATTGCCCGGCTTGAGATCAGGAGACGATACACTTGGAACATCTTCCAGTCCATAGAGTATGCAGGAGAACAAGACCAActacag CTTTCCAGTTTCTTCAGCTTCATGTTGGATAACTTCACACAGCTCAACGGGAATGGACCAG ATCTGATCTCTCACTTGCTGGACCCTGCGGTAGACCCTGTTACAGAGGAACTCCGACAGTACAAGTACGAGCAGATCGCCGTTCCCGAGACATACATCGGCCCTCGCCTCTCCTTCCCCCTGAGCGTCACAGATACCAACACGCTGCTCAGCGCCTTCAAGGAGCagcag ATTCTCCACGCCAAATACGTGCTACAGTTACTTCACGAGACGCAGAAGTTTCTAAAACAGATGCCAAATGTTATTTACCTGTCGTCGTCCTACGCCAAGGAAATCACCATCTGCG GTGATCTTCACGGAAGGCTAGACGACTTGCTCCTCATATTCTATAAG AATGGTTTGCCATCTGCTGAGAACCCCTACATCTTCAACGGGGACTTTGTGGATCGTGGAAAGAAGTCCATGGAAATTATCATCATCCTATTCGCCTTTCTGCTCCTGTACCCAGATCACATGCACCTCAACCGAGGCAACCACGAGGATCACATCATGAACCTGCG atATGGCTTTACTAAAGAAGTGATGCAGAAGTACAag ACTCACGGGAGAGAAATCCTCCAGCTCCTTCAGGACGTCTTCAGCCTGCTACCGATCATGACCATCATCGATAACAAAGTCCTCATTGTTCATGGCGGCATCTCGGATGAAACCGACTTGGACTTTCTGAGCTCTGTCGAAAGGCACAAG GTCAAGTCAGCTTTGCGGCTGCCCAAGTGCAGTTTGGATCACATGGGAGTCTACAACACCAGCAATGACAAGGCGAAGCGTAAGAGGAAGAGTCGCCTCACCTGGCAGAGCAGCagctcttcatcctcctcctcctcctcagtgtGTTCACCCCGAGGATCGCGGCGTGTTCCCCCGTCCCCCAAACTCCCTAACCCTGCTGACATACTGCAGGTTCCCTTCCTGGACTCCATAGTGTCTCTCGCTCTGCCTGAGGCACCTAGAGAAGAGCAGGAATGGAAGCAG ATTGTGGATGTGTTGTGGAGCGACCCAAAGAGCCAGAACGGATGTAGTCCGAACTCTTTCCGTGGAGGAGGATGCTACTTCGGGCCTGATATCACACGGCGGCTCCTGGAAAAGCACGGCATGTGCTTACTTATCCGATCACATGAGTGCAAGCAGGAGGGCTATGAGCTCTGTCATGATGGACAG gtAATCACTATTTTCTCGGCATCCAACTACTACGAGGAGGGCAGTAATCGTGGTGCATACATAAAGCTGGGTCCGGATCTGATCCCACGTTTCTTCCAGTACCAAGTGAGCCGTAGCACCAGGAAGCTTACCTTGCAACAGAG AGTCAGTGTGGCTGAAAGTTCAGCTCTAAAGGCTCTGCAGGAGAAGCTGTTTGCCCATCGCTCTGAACTCATGGCTGCCTTTCAGCAATATGATATATACAACACAG GCAGGATCTCCACCAACGAATGGGCTCAAGTAGTGGAATCAGTGCTGAGGTTGGATCTTCCATGGCGTACTTTGAGACCACATCTTGTGCGTCTGGCCTCTGACGGCAACGTAGAATACGAGTCATGCTTTGAAAACATTGGTCCAGGGCAACCAGTGCCACAG GTTGCACCAAATTTAGCAGAAACACTGTACAGGTACCGAACTGACCTTgagatcatcttcaacatcattgaCAAGGACCATTCTG GTCAGATTTCCATCGAGGAATTCCGCCAGACGTGGAAACTGTTCAGCTCTCACTTGGGTGTGGACGTGGATGACCGAGCAATCGACGACATGGCACGCAGCATCGATTTCAACAAGGATGGCAGCATCGACTTCAATGAGTTCCTTGAGGCTTTCCGGGTCGTACATAAGTTGGACATGAAGGAGCAGCAACAAGGCtga